A single region of the Cereibacter sphaeroides 2.4.1 genome encodes:
- a CDS encoding accessory factor UbiK family protein, with protein sequence MQTRNKFFDDMSQLMTNAMGVAQGARTEAETAMKGLLDRWMADRDFVTREEFDAVRAMAQKAREENEALSARLAALEAKSKG encoded by the coding sequence ATGCAGACCCGCAACAAATTCTTCGACGACATGTCGCAGCTCATGACCAATGCCATGGGCGTGGCGCAGGGCGCCCGGACCGAGGCCGAGACGGCGATGAAGGGCCTTCTCGATCGCTGGATGGCGGATCGCGACTTCGTGACCCGCGAAGAGTTCGATGCCGTCCGCGCCATGGCGCAGAAGGCCCGCGAGGAGAACGAGGCCCTGTCGGCCCGCCTCGCCGCGCTCGAGGCCAAGTCCAAGGGCTGA
- the lgt gene encoding prolipoprotein diacylglyceryl transferase: protein MSYIPFPDISPELFSIELFGVTFALRWYALAYIAGLLIGWRLVLRMIRAERLWSFGPPMTEDQLERLLTWVILGVILGGRLGFVLFYQPAHYLAHPLDILKVWEGGMSFHGGFLGVMTALVAFCLKERISILPVADLLAAATPPGLFLGRIANFINAELWGRPTTLPWGVAFPGEAAQSCPGIEGICARHPSQIYEAGLEGILLFTVLSLLVWRRGWLHWPGSVSGMFLAGYGATRFLVEFVRQPDAQFVSAGNPLGLAWQISGYGLTMGQILSLPMILLGLYLILRSRRTA from the coding sequence ATGTCCTACATTCCCTTCCCCGACATCTCGCCCGAACTCTTCTCGATCGAGCTGTTCGGGGTGACCTTCGCGCTGCGCTGGTATGCGCTGGCCTATATCGCGGGCCTCCTGATCGGCTGGCGGCTGGTGCTGCGCATGATCCGTGCGGAGCGGCTCTGGAGCTTCGGTCCTCCGATGACCGAGGACCAGCTGGAGCGGCTGCTGACCTGGGTGATCCTCGGCGTGATCCTCGGCGGACGGCTGGGCTTCGTGCTCTTCTACCAGCCGGCCCATTATCTCGCCCACCCGCTCGACATCCTGAAGGTCTGGGAGGGCGGCATGTCCTTCCACGGAGGCTTCCTCGGAGTGATGACGGCGCTCGTGGCCTTCTGCCTGAAGGAACGCATCTCCATCCTGCCGGTGGCGGACCTTCTGGCCGCCGCCACGCCGCCGGGCCTCTTCCTCGGGCGGATCGCGAACTTCATCAATGCCGAGCTCTGGGGCCGGCCCACGACCCTGCCCTGGGGCGTGGCCTTTCCCGGCGAGGCGGCGCAGAGCTGCCCCGGGATCGAGGGGATCTGCGCCCGCCATCCCTCGCAGATCTACGAGGCCGGGCTAGAGGGAATTCTGCTGTTCACGGTCCTGAGCCTTCTCGTCTGGCGGCGCGGCTGGCTGCACTGGCCGGGGTCCGTGTCCGGCATGTTCCTTGCGGGCTACGGCGCCACGCGCTTCCTTGTCGAGTTCGTGCGCCAGCCCGATGCGCAGTTCGTGAGCGCCGGCAACCCGCTGGGCCTCGCGTGGCAGATCTCGGGCTACGGGCTGACCATGGGGCAGATCCTGTCGCTGCCGATGATCCTGCTCGGGCTCTATCTCATTCTGCGCAGCCGGCGGACCGCGTGA
- a CDS encoding STAS domain-containing protein: MMQMTPLTLSGTLRLQDAPGLIERLAAALAAGDVEIDASGVLAVDAAAVQVLVSAARTAGATGRRLVLAQDHPALTDAFAGLVLDPVPEGLA; this comes from the coding sequence ATGATGCAGATGACCCCACTGACCCTGTCCGGGACCCTGCGGCTGCAGGACGCGCCCGGACTGATCGAGCGACTCGCGGCGGCGCTGGCCGCAGGCGACGTCGAGATCGACGCCTCGGGCGTCCTTGCCGTGGATGCGGCCGCGGTGCAGGTGCTCGTCTCGGCCGCCCGCACGGCCGGCGCCACGGGGCGGCGGCTCGTGCTGGCGCAGGACCATCCGGCCCTGACCGATGCTTTCGCGGGCCTTGTCCTCGATCCGGTCCCGGAGGGTCTGGCATGA
- a CDS encoding class I SAM-dependent methyltransferase, translating into MTALAVLIARRIGATGPVTVADYMAECLLHPEHGYYSTREPFGAAGDFTTAPEISQMFGELLGLCLAQAWLDQGQPSPVTLAELGPGRGTLMADLLRATRGVPGFHEAARVHLVEASPRLRALQRETLGGHPAAWLDRAADLPEGPLFLVANEFFDALPIRQFVRGPEGWRERMVGLTEGRLTWGLGPETSLAALAYRLEDTAPGDVVELCPAAGPIMAEIARRIAAAGGLALAVDYGGWRSHGDTLQALRAHRFDDPLAAPGEADLTAHVDFEALAQAAAPCGTALVPQGALLLRLGLAQRAARLARSLTGEALASHEAASRRLTDATEMGTLFKALAVFSPQGPAPAGFDA; encoded by the coding sequence GTGACGGCGCTGGCGGTCCTCATCGCACGGCGGATCGGCGCCACCGGCCCCGTCACGGTGGCCGACTACATGGCGGAATGCCTGCTTCATCCCGAGCACGGCTACTATTCCACCCGCGAGCCGTTCGGGGCGGCGGGCGACTTCACCACCGCGCCCGAGATCAGCCAGATGTTCGGCGAGCTTCTGGGCCTCTGCCTCGCGCAGGCCTGGCTCGATCAGGGCCAGCCTTCGCCCGTCACCCTGGCCGAGCTCGGGCCGGGACGCGGCACGCTGATGGCAGACCTGCTGCGCGCGACGCGCGGAGTGCCGGGTTTTCATGAGGCGGCGCGGGTGCATCTGGTGGAGGCCTCGCCGCGGCTGCGTGCGCTTCAGCGCGAGACGCTGGGCGGGCATCCCGCGGCGTGGCTCGACCGCGCCGCGGACCTGCCGGAGGGGCCGCTCTTCCTCGTGGCCAACGAATTCTTCGACGCGCTGCCGATCCGGCAGTTCGTGCGCGGACCGGAGGGCTGGCGCGAGCGGATGGTGGGGCTCACCGAGGGTCGCCTCACCTGGGGTCTGGGCCCGGAGACGTCGCTCGCCGCGCTGGCGTACCGGCTCGAGGATACGGCGCCGGGCGATGTCGTCGAGCTCTGCCCGGCTGCCGGTCCGATCATGGCCGAGATCGCGCGGCGCATTGCGGCGGCGGGCGGCCTTGCGCTCGCCGTGGATTATGGCGGCTGGCGCTCGCATGGCGACACGCTGCAGGCGCTGCGGGCGCACCGGTTCGACGATCCGCTGGCGGCGCCCGGAGAGGCGGACCTGACCGCCCATGTGGATTTCGAGGCCCTGGCGCAGGCGGCGGCGCCCTGCGGCACGGCCCTCGTCCCGCAGGGCGCGCTTCTCCTGCGCCTCGGCCTTGCGCAGCGGGCCGCGCGGCTGGCCCGATCGCTGACCGGAGAGGCCCTCGCCAGCCACGAGGCCGCATCTCGCCGCTTGACCGACGCCACCGAAATGGGAACGCTCTTCAAGGCGCTGGCGGTGTTTTCGCCGCAGGGACCCGCGCCCGCAGGATTTGACGCATGA